The DNA segment aagaagaatgggaaggtcagagtctatgttGACTACCGGGATATCAACcgagccagtccgaaagacgacttccctttgccgaatatacacatcctgattgacaattgcgctaagaatgagctgcagtcatttgtagattgtttcgctggttatcatcagatatggatggatgaagaagatgctgagaaaacggctttcatcacgccatggggaatgtactgttacaagatgatgctgtttgggttaaagaatacatgggccacctacatgagggccatgactattattttccatgatatgatacacaaggagattgaggtgtatgtagatgatgtcatcatcaagtccaagaaggccactgatcatatagaagatttgaggaagttcttcaatagattgcgaaggtacaacctgaaactgaatcctgcgaagtgcgcatttggggttcctactgaAAAATTGCTTCGGTTTATtgtaagtcgccgaggaatagaactggatccataaAAAGTCAAATCCATCCAAAAACTACCATCTCCAAAGAATAAGAAGGATGTGAtaagtttcttgggaagacttaactacatcagccggttcataacacaatctacagttatctatgggccaatctttaagatgttgaagaaggacaccgccaccaaatggaccgatgactgccaaaaagccttcgacagaatcaaggagtacttgtcaacaccaccagtcttggtcccgcctgagccaggtagacccttattactctaccttgtagtattggatggagctttcagttgcattttggggtagcatgatgaaacgggaaggaaggagaaggctatctattacctcagtaagaagttcacctcgtacgaggcccgatattctctattagagcacacctgttgtgctttgacttgggtagctcagaaactgAGGCATTATTTTTATGCCTATaccatatatatcatatcaagcatggatcctttgaagtacaccTTCTAGAAGCCCATGCCTAATGGCAAGCTAGCCAtgtggcaaatcctattgagtgaatttgacattgtctacatgactcagaaagtaatcaaaggacaggcactagcagatcaccttgctgaaaatcccgtggatggagaatacaaatccctgaaaacatattttcctgacgaagaggtgtcaTGCATAAGAGAAGACATCGCAGagtcctatgatggttggagaatgtttttcgatggagcggaaaacttcaaaggagttggcatatgagctgtcctagtattagaaaccggtcaacattatccggtgtctgccaaactcaggttcccctgcaccaacaatatggctgagtacgaagccagcatcttagggctcaagatggccattgacatgaacagtCAAGAGTTTCTAGTGATTAGAGATTtggacctactcatacatcaggtgcgtgaataatgggcaaccaagaactccaagatactctcgtatctgcatcatgtataggaaatgaggaaaaggttcacgaagacggagttccaacatgttcctagaatccagaatgagttcgctgatgTATTAGccaccctgtcatctatgatacaacatccagacaaaaacttcattgatcccattctagtaaagatctatgatcagccagcttattgtgcccatgttgaagaggaagcagacggaaagccctagtttcatgatatgaaggaatatttggcaaaaagagaatacccagaacttgcaagtcatactcagaaatgcacacttcggaggttttccaataatttctttacagcggaggaatcctatataggaggactcttgatttgggattactaaagtgtgtcgatgcaaaggaagcatccggGCTACTAGAAGAAAGTcacgctgggacctgcggtccacatatgaacgatttcgtcttagcaaagaagatactccaagctggttacttttggatgaccatggaaacggactgcatctagtatgtctggaaatgccaccgctgttaGATACATGcggacatgataaaggtaccttcAAATgggcttaatgcaacaagctcaccatggccattcgccgcttgggggatggatgtttttggaccaatcgagcctgtcgcttccaatggacacagatttatcctggtagcaattgactatttcaccaaatgggttgaagcagtatCTTACAAAGtagtaaccaagaaagttgtggcagactttgttcgcgaccgtattgtttgtcgatccagaattccagagtcaatcattactgataatggatccaacctcaacagcgacttgatgaaagctatgtgtgaaaccttcaagatcaaaaacaagaattccacagcctatggGCCGCAGATGAATTgagttgtagaagccgccaacaagaatatcaagaagatattgaggaaaatgatagagaagcataaggaGTGGCACAAGAAGTTATTGTTTGCTTTATTAGGGTATCGCACCACCgtctgcacatcaaccggggcaaccccctatatgctggtttacagtACAGAGGCAGTTATtcccgttgaggtagaaattccctccctaaggatcatgcaggaagctgagctcggcgacgcagagtgggtgaaaagtcgttatgtgaaactagcccttatagacgaaaaaggaatgaatgcagttttccatggtcaacttcatcagaacagaatgtccatagccttcaacaaaagagtcaaggcGAGACGGTTCgcaccggggcaactggtgttaaagaaaattttcccgcatcaagatgaagccaaagggaagttctctcccaactggcagggtccatacatggttcaccaggttctgACAGGAGAagccctcatactcgcagaaatggacggagaagtttggccaaaggcaattaattcagatgcagtcaaacgtTACTATGTGTAACTTTCATGCTTTccttattgatgtaattgaactacgcctgacctgattcccgtttaagaggggatacgtaggtagccctatgggttctgtcacaatttaataaaattttcatctCCCCCgaaattggaaactggggcagaatttcgaggaggaccctcaaaattctgaagcgATTTTAGCTGATCGTCGCAAGCAACCGTTAGAAGCGTCAAATcatcaaactggggaagaattctgaggaggaccctcaaaattccgtagcaataTAGGGTGCAAAGtcctgaaccacgtcgcagtcgtcggttcatctaaaagttgttcttacttatatacttatgtcatatttttactaaatcatgcatgtttattactaaaattatcTTGTTTAgtaacgctaccccaatgatacaaacAGTATCACCAAGCTAAGTGGGTCAAGCAGCGCCAGCGccaacggggatacgaactaaacttccccctttacaaaactcacgatttttctttggatgcaggcacttggattgcAAAACCATCgaacatactatacactcacaagataaacattgttcaggaatacaactctcagaaccgttgcattTATTCACATTTGCTATCcacacacaacagtgtccccagcaggcataatgtccccagcagtcacaatatcgcaatctacTATCAACTAAGAAAGCTTATTActatttgccattttatttcttgcataagggtactattctgccttccgagactaactgctatctccatctgcatttttgcattgcataaggctactattctaccttccgagactaaaagttgtctccatttgcatttctacattgcataaggctactattctgccttccgagactaaatgctgtCTCATCTGCATTTCcgctttgcataaggctactatcctgccttccgagactaaacactgtctccatctgcattttgaattatataaggctactattctgccttccgaggttaagatctacctccatctgcatctacatggctgaaagatcgccacctactgcattgcatggaTGAAAGATTTCCACATTTatatctcatgggctgaaagatcgccacctaccgcattgcatggctgaaagatcgtcgcatggctgaaagatcgccacttattgcatctcatgggctgaaagatcgccacatactgcatttcataggctgaaagatcgccaaattatccaaaggcatcatcattcggaggcaccattttcatatcccgagaacaccatgtcatggcctgaggatcccttttaattcttttgcatatcattattcaaaggcatcatggttcggaggcctcatcctcatagcccaagagcatcatttcatgacatgcgaatcctttattatacgcttcatgtcccaggacatcatggtctaaggacgtcattctaaccgtccaaagacaaccttcatggtccgatgggaatttgcatcatgtttaaatttacgcacaatatatgcttgtattgcttatttgtaggTAAACCGGTGAGCAACGACCATCTCGGCAAGAGCAATGCCGCTCTAGTTTTCGCAGCCCTACCAAACCTAAAACATTCCCGCAAACCTACCACACATTGCATcagttcttgaaaagtctccaccggcatactccgccgacggatcccgaactacatatggGCTGATTCTTCTAAGAccatggatatgtaggcagcttagaagCCAGGGCGTGACCTAAACCTCTTCGAACCgttccgcttggtcaaaattggtcatcatatctttacctgacaactctttcatccttcccgggtaaagaggggcagctgttgatacccaatttttctctgtatattatataatatgcaaaatactttcaaaatagcatatgtatgcatatataagtatatctaattgttttattattttgttcttaatttttaaagatttttaaaccaatttattcccctattttattcataaaaacccaataatatttccaaaattatcattttggtaattcatttattggattctcatatttatgaaaaaatatagctaaaatattttttgtacatttttacaaatttatttagtatttctaaagctaaattgcatataattgcgtataattgcaatattagcctcttttagatttaattgtgtttatatctataaaaattaagtttagtatttttaatttgataattatatgttataaatcattttagtatatttaatttattttcataatttaatttgctatttttttataaaataaatgagcaaaattggctatttaaaaattAGCCCAATtacctttcaattatagcctaatttgaACCCCAATTGGAACCCAATTTTACCCCGACCCAATTCCCTTCAAATTCAACCCTTTACCCGTTTAAATGACCCACCCGGACTCCCACCTAATCCGAGCCGTTGATCGTGTAGATCAACGGCTCCCATTACTCCTTtcctttttaacccaaacgaccccttcacCCTAATCCATTTCTCACAATACGCCACCTCTGAATCCCCCtcctctctcaaatcctctctaTAAAAacatcaaaccctagccgccgccaccttaATCTACCCTAATCCATGGCTCTCCAGGATCATCTAAGACCTGTATCATCCTCCCAAGGCTTCTACGTGTTCGTTTCTGTGGTCTCATGACCAGATTCTGAAGGGGTTTGGTCCAGTCTTTGCTCGATGACGGTTCTTCGGTCGtctctgacctttctccggccagccatggccattCGAGTCAGACCCTTAACTCTCTTGTTTAGATCGAtggctttcaaggcctttctcgtcacttggggttcttttgaaaccctaatctctaagggcTTCTCGACTTCTTTTAGGTTCACTTTAGATCTATTCTTGCTATGAGTTTTTAAATGTCTTCTCGAAGCttctttaattttgctttcagaaaaaaaaaagactcttcatctttttccgattagggttttccttcaagttcttcttttcaaaatcttttctGAGTTTAGCAtgataaaaaccctaatttcttctgGGGTGTCTGAGACTATTTGTTAAGTGTTTGGTTGATTTACTTGTTTATCATCTCTAGACTCGATGGGtgataaaaaccctaatttctttgggttCGTTCGAGTTTCTGAGACTATTTGCTAAATATTGTCTGATTTATTTGTTCATCATCTTTAAACTCGATcgatgttgaaaaccctaatttcttttggggtcTATTCGAGTTTCTGAAATTGCTTGTGcgatttatttgtttatcatcTTCTAAGCTTGAATGTTATTAAGGAAAAACCTATGCCTTTGGGTTTGAAATTGCTCGTTGGAATACCTGACTTGATTTGAAGTTCCTTTGTTTCAacatctcttttctttatgtgattcctttgaTTCCGGGTTATTACTATCTTTGAAACTTGACTatgcttttcagaagggttttcgcACTTGACCCTTTGCATGCTTCTAATTTTTTTTGCCTTCTTTTCTCTATAGTACTGATTCAATGAAACTTGACCTACGTaactatcatgcttcgaatgtttgctATCTACTAACtttgtgctactattgcatgttgtttcttttgccaatagtttggcctcgcatgtccatcgtttgtgcactctatttatatgcagaggccccttctttgattgattctcaaTTTTGGGATTGATTTCAAAACTTCTCTTTTTGTGAACTCTAATTTTACTCGCCTGTTAAAGTCATTGATCATTTTCCTTACTTATTGCCTTGCTGAATCTTTTCCCCAAAACAAGTGTATCTCTGTACTTGGACTCTATTGTGTACTCAATGTTTTACTACTTCCTTTTATGGTAATAACCAGTCGGCCtagaaactgattttctttccttcttttaaacCTGTTAGCCCCGTTAAAAAAATGATTCCTcaattaaaggggaatcacttagTTGATTGATTTTGATTGCTGATTACTTCCATATGTgcatttattgccttatttcttacatgctttcaaaactataaatatccaccttctcttctttcaaacacacaAACACAATGCATAAAACatttgagttcaaacacacactccactaaaatctctctcttttctctgttgctacttgtattgctgccttacctagctggctgaaagccaaggctaggctgtgggaagCTTGCTTATTGTTATCTGCATTTGcatcttactggtatgttctaattaagcttctgcaccaacaacaacatgtttctttactgtcTCTTCCATCCTTGTTTCTATCCTATTTGTATTTAACCAAGTTCCATTATTGAACATACTGTAATCTGCCCCTTCCTGTTCTGAGTTAATGCTTCTATCCATTACTTATTATGacttgtgaatcctaaatccccATACCCAAGGTGTTTAGTATCTGTGGttagtttgggtcatgacagcatcggacattgctgtgcatgacccaaacctgatccccttaggatcataacctccatgtctcCTCCAGATGTTGTGTGTTCTGATTGGTTTATAGGCATGTCAGCACCTTCTATTGTTGTTCATGCCCAAAGTTGATCCATGCCTAAGTACATGAGCTGCTTGTAATGGATTTCCAACCCCTGATCCCCTTTGTATGAAGTTATTAACTGTGTGTTACTAATTACTGTCTTTTTATCACCCTCTACCCCTCTCCTTTATCCCCTCAGTTTTAAGACACTGTTCCTACACTTTCACTATCttcttagacttaggttctgcccctcttgtgtgagccttgccttgggacccatgagctccttgtgaacttggacacataagggctgtcACTTAAACACTTTACTCATCCCAATCTAGTTCTATGaacctaggtgtaagcactgcccggggtcctttgagacccttagggaactctgacacacgtaggtctgagaaaggctttgaatcaatggcatttgaggtggtttattccataactcagagatgaagtcaagaatcaggcttcctctggtagTAACTTTTCTTTTGTACTTTTCTAATGTAATTCATTATCCAGTCTGTAacaatttgtaataaacattgggattggctagtgaaaagggttgggtaattatgcatgcttaagggtagaaatcatgcctataggatctgctgtTTAAATTCTACATGTTTTGAGTTCTACATTTTAGAAATCATACCTACATGATCCGtttgtttaaattatgcattTGTAATtctgcatattagataccatatCTATAAGACCCGCTTTCATTAAATTTCTGCATGTTCTGCATCTAGAGAGTATGCCTGTAGGACTTGCTTAAAATCTGCATATTATGGtcacatttagataccatgttcctAGGATCTAAATGGTTAAAATAATATATCGTGTTCATAAGGTTAAGAATCAATACCCcttttagaaatcatgtctatagaaaTAAAATGAGCAATATTagacatcctgcctataggatctgcaattaatttaaaattcagtCTATTctgaaccagttttaaacaaccttCCTTCTTTATCTAACGAGGTTTAGAAAgaatgtctataggatctcaatcGTTCGTTTTAAAACTGTTACTATTTTTCCACTttctgaatcagtaatagatatcatttcACCTaaacgcttaggcaagccttaggtgatgaTAACAATAAATATTGAATCCGCTTTTGTTAATTGCTACagccagcaggcaggcctgattcagacttcttatctgagttatgtaataaactaatctgctTCAATAATTAACTCacctcgtctttagtattttaatcagacctaaaaagtaggtgcaagtcatgctatttatgtgttttgtttgaggaggtatacatgatcATTTATCTGTTTACATGCTTCCCCCAACATGTAgtattatatgttttgtatgtcgccttagatttttatcttttgaaaccaaaatcagcctaatatccctcccccttaggaatagtagtcctaaactcATCCGAGACCGATAGGAATGGGAcgagtaataacatgcaatagtgATTGAGAccaatctgcgctttaatacctcaacggggcgGGAAggttagatatggatatgatgaccggtgcactaataccatatgtatcccctctttttaggagtgtcataccgggtatcgcatcgatgtgatccatattaaatataaacctaggacccccttttcctttatttgcaaacttcttttcaaaaactcttcttttaattgttctttctcttatgtgtttaacTTTAAATCCCTTAATATTTAAGGCCATACTTGTCTATatgctaaattgcacaaattcacaatcaactgtctggtcgggaaccacactagtggatcctgaggggtgcctaacaccttacccttaagataatttcaagcccttaccctatctctggttgttcaaataaCTAAGAATTGAACCCTACAGgcgtcctaatgcaccttaaatcattaggtggcgactcttcaaatgcaaacccagttcctaAAAGGAACGAGTTatcccataccaaatgtcataaacccgatttcgcgagacaAAGGGGGCGCGATAGACCTTTGGTCCTTCTTTTGTTCACCATCATGCTTATTCCCTCCATAGCATTGACTTGTTTAGgattttgcacttgttgaagttgagccTATACCAATTGGTTCATAGTGGTGGTAATTCGGCAAtggcttgcccatggtcatgcaACTCTTTTATGAAGGTGAAACAAGTTCGGATCTCCTTGAGGAACATTAGCCCGAGATTGCCATGCTGATGATGTGTCCCCCATTTTATCCAAAATCTCACAAGCTTCGGCATACAACGTCGTCATGAAATTCCCACCGGCAAGTTGATTCACCACGCATTGGTTGGTCGTATTGATCCCTCGATAGAAAGTTTGTTGACCATTTTTCTATACCGATCCCATATCTCATGTAGAGGCTTATTGGGCTCTTTCTTGAATGCTAGAATCTTATATGTAAGAGTAGGCATATGCCcaggagaaaagaacttggcaatgaatttctctgccaactcatcccaagtatggATGGAATGGTTTGGCAATCTTTCCATCCAATCTAAGGCTTTCCCCCATAGAGAGAAAGTAAAAAGCCTTAGCCTTAAAGCGTCCTTGGAGACGTTTCTCTGTTTACTCCCCAACAAAAGTCCACAAACCCATTCAACTATTTGTATGCATTTTGACTTGGAGCCCTGGTGAAAAAACTTCATTGCTCTAGCAAAGTGAGCAttacatttgtgatttgaaagttatCTGCCCTAATATGGGGCGGGAATATGGCACTTGCATACCCTTTATTTGACAACACCCGGTGTGGAGCTTCTCTTGGTAGAGGTAGGGCTGGAACTGGGATGTTGTCTTGAGGCACCCGACCtcttctatttgcttgaggttcaagaaAAACCTCTTCAACTTGGTCATCCTTAACATCCACATCCCCCAAAGGCATGTTTTCGAGTTTATTGGCTGCCATAATTGTACCTACAATTGATTCACACGAATTAGTAACacggaagaaaaagaagataatcCACACACAAACCCAAATACATAGTTAACATTGTTTTTAGCTTCCCGGCAAGGGTGCCAAAAATTGGTCATGTCGAAATGCATGCCTCTAAAGAGGTATTACATGGTCGTTTGTAATAATAAAACCCAACAAAGAGTCGGGATCGATTCCATAGGGAGATAAGATTGGAGTTTGTAGTATATATTTGGAATAATTAAGTGACATATCTAGATTGTACTTTCACAACCAAGGTTTTGGTTCTACTTCTAAAATTAAACTAAGGATTGCAAAGATAAAGATATAAAACTAGAGATATTTGTTTTTGAAAGttttttcaaatatataaaaaGCCTAGGGCTTTGACCATGACCTAAGTGTTTGCCTAATGAGATAAAGACTTTTATGCTTGTTATGTTGACTGGAGTGTATTATAGCTCACAACACTACGTTTCCCACTCAATAACTCTCGGCTAGAGAGTGGTTTtatccaatttggctttctcaagaccaaatggatATCTACTAAAACGGTTGGTAAGAGCTCATGTTGGgttgttactatctctaggttgaaccatttaattgggttaatcaatctctcaattgaccaaattccttgttagctaagtTAACCTAGACTAGGTCCAATAgacatgaatcaatgtttgcaacaactaattctacaattgaaGCATGAACCAAGCTAAATAATAAATATCCATtcataaacaagcataaaattaatTACCCATTAAGTTTACACACGAGggctgggtcacaaccctagtaaaaatctagctactcataatgggtgtagaagaaaacaaagaagaaatgatAATAGTACTCATATTGAAAGATTAAAGTAGAGAAATCTAAATTTGAATCAccaaaataagctaaagtttCCTAAAAAAGCAAAGAGAAATGGCTACAATACTTGTAATATTCCAAACTTGACATAATTTCGtgaaactcttctatttatacaaAGCTGGTAATTTTGGACAAAAAGGCCCCTCGGGAGTTTCTGAATTCTTCATCTTGCAAGAGTTggggttctgcggccgcacaatttttgAATACGGCTGCGTGGCATCATTTCTACGGTCCACACTGGTACTTCTGTGGCCGCAAGGCACTTCTTCTGCGTCGGACaattcttgtgcggtccgcaactCTGAGGGACTTGGAACTTGGAAATTTTcacactctctgaactttgtTCCTAGACCATCTCTTCCGCACAATTCATGAGCGGTCCATAATATGCTCAAAAGTCTACTGGACTTTCCTTCGTCATATGCGGCCGTAGATGaaattctgcggtccgcactttgtgGGCGTCCCTGCCTTTTATTTCCTTGAGTTTAGATTACTCATTTTTTAGTCGAATTTCATCTGGGGAGTCCAACTTCCAACATTCCTACAATTTAGCACATTTCATCAGTTTCGGGAACATAATTCAATACTTTtagactaaaacaaaagctaaaatgGGCTAATAGGtggtcaaaatccccacttatcagtGACCATTCTTCAAGAATGTTGCTACCTCTTCACGAAGGTGCCGACAGTCCCAGTCTAGTGGTCGTGAGTTCCAATGAACTCACTTCATAGATTAGGATCCCTTTGGCGAGGATCGATCAGATTGGTTTCAGGAACCTAGATTCTTTAATATTCCTCATAACCGACAGTAGTTCTACCAAGATGATGTTAAGTTGTAGTCAGATAACCTGGGATATGTTGCATCTCGGGACCCTGATGCCTCTTTCTCCTGCAAAGCTCTACGACTTCGACCACGATCTTCCCTTCTATCAGAAACGAACATATCTGATGACTGAAAACCTTTATTTCATCACCCATCGACCCTTTTGTAATGTTGAAATGGCTCATAGAGAACCTCTGATCTGCATCAAAATAACTTTTGAATTTATCTTGATTCTGATCATGATTCCGTCCTTTGGAAGACGCTGAAGAACCCAGTTGATCATTTTCTATTATGATATTTGACTCGTAGCGATTGTTAATATCTGCCCATGTGGTTGCGTGAAATTCTAGCAAACTTTCCTTCAGATTACTGGAAGCATCAGAACTCAATGGGTTGAGACCCTTTGTGAATGCCTCTATTGTCCACTAGTCCGCTACCTCCGGTAACAACATCCTTTCCTTCTAAAACCGGATCACGAACTCTCGCAATAGTATGGATTCTCCTTAGGATATTCTGAATATATCCGCCTTCCTTGCTTGGACCTTTATTTCTTCATCATGAGCTTTAATAAACGAATATGCAAGAATTTCAAAAGAATTAATGGAATGCTCAAGTAAAAGAGAATACAAAGTTAAAGCACCCTTTGTCAGGGCTTCGCCAAATTTCTTTAACAAGATAGACTAGATCTCGTGCTGGGCCAGGTCATTTCTCTTTACAATCATAGTGTAGGCTGTGATCTGTTCCTATGGATCCGAAGTCTCATC comes from the Nicotiana sylvestris chromosome 4, ASM39365v2, whole genome shotgun sequence genome and includes:
- the LOC138889612 gene encoding uncharacterized protein, whose translation is MIKVPSNGLNATSSPWPFAAWGMDVFGPIEPVASNGHRFILVAIDYFTKWVEAVSYKVVTKKVVADFVRDRINRMSIAFNKRVKARRFAPGQLVLKKIFPHQDEAKGKFSPNWQGPYMVHQVLTGEALILAEMDGEVWPKAINSDAVKRYYV